In the genome of Perca fluviatilis chromosome 4, GENO_Pfluv_1.0, whole genome shotgun sequence, one region contains:
- the pfkmb gene encoding phosphofructokinase, muscle b yields the protein MAQPASIDPTKMGEGRAIAVLTSGGDAQGMNAAVRATVRVGIYTGAKVYFVHEGYQGLVDGGDHIRLATWESVSMMLQLGGTVIGSARCQDFRTREGRTKAACNLVKLGITNLCVIGGDGSLTGANAFRSEWSGLLADLVKAGKITAAEAKSSSHLNIVGMVGSIDNDFCGTDMTIGTDSALHRIIEIVDAITTTAQSHQRAFILEVMGRHCGYLALVTALACGADWVFIPEMPPDEGWEQHLCRRLTDQRGRGSRLNIIIVAEGAIDRHGKAITCENIKELVSKKLGIDTRTTILGHVQRGGTPSAFDRILGSRMGVESVMALLEAKPDTPACVVSLSGNMAVRLPLMECVQVTKDVTTAMAEGRFDDAVKLRGKSFENNWNTYKMLAHVHPPDTKSNINIAIVNVGAPCAGMNAAVRSTVRVGLLQGHQMLAVHDGFDGLAHGMIEPIGWSAVGGWTGKGGSNLGTKRSLPHEFMEEISLSITKFNIHAIVIIGGFEAFVGGLEMVQAREKYEELCIPLVVVPATVSNNVPGSDFSIGTDTALNTITMTCDRIKQSAAGTKRRVFIVETMGGYCGYLATMAGLASGADAAYIYEEHFNIHDLEMNVEHLVEKMKTTVKRGLILRNEKCNANYTTDFIFSLYTEEGKGVFDCRKNVLGHMQQGGTPSPFDRNFATKMGIKSVLWLTDKLKECYRHGRIFANSPDSACVLGMKKRSLVFQPLEELKDQTDFEHRIPKIQWWLKLRPILKILAKYKINLDTSEKAALEHVIKKTGVVPK from the exons ATGGCACAACCGGCTTCCATTGACCCCACCAAGATGGGAGAGGGTCGGGCGATCGCCGTGCTGACCTCAGGAGGCGATGCCCAGG GTATGAACGCAGCTGTGAGGGCCACGGTTCGAGTGGGAATTTACACTGGAGCCAAGGTGTATTTTGTCCATGAG GGTTACCAGGGTCTGGTGGATGGAGGAGACCATATCCGCCTTGCTACTTGGGAGAGTGTTTCAATGATGCTACAGCTG GGGGGTACTGTGATTGGAAGTGCTCGCTGTCAGGATTTCCGCACCAGGGAGGGACGCACCAAGGCTGCCTGTAACTTGGTCAAGTTGGGTATCACCAACCTGTGTGTGATTGGAGGTGATGGCAGTCTGACGGGCGCCAACGCGTTCAGAAGCGAGTGGAGCGGGCTTCTGGCAGACCTGGTCAAAGCCG GTAAGATCACAGCAGCTGAGGCCAAGAGTTCCTCCCATCTCAATATCGTTGGCATGGTGGGCTCCATTGACAACGACTTCTGTGGCACCGACATGACCATCGGCACGGACTCTGCCCTGCATCGCATAATAGAGATAGTGGATGCCATCACCACCACAGCCCAGAG TCACCAGAGGGCCTTCATCCTGGAGGTAATGGGCAGGCACTGTGG TTACCTGGCTTTGGTGACAGCTCTGGCCTGTGGTGCTGACTGGGTGTTCATCCCGGAGATGCCCCCAGATGAAGGATGGGAGCAGCATCTGTGCAGAAGACTGACAGAT CAAAGAGGCCGCGGCTCCCGTTTGAATATTATCATTGTTGCAGAGGGAGCGATAGACCGCCACGGTAAAGCTATCACATGTGAAAACATCAAAGAG CTTGTATCAAAGAAGCTTGGCATTGACACCCGCACCACCATCTTGGGCCatgtgcagagaggaggaaCCCCTTCCGCCTTTGACAGAATCCTG GGCAGCAGGATGGGTGTGGAGTCTGTGATGGCTCTGCTGGAGGCCAAACCAGACACTCCCGCATGTGTGGTCAGCTTGTCAGGAAACATGGCTGTCAGGCTGCCTCTCATGGAGTGTGTGCAAGTG ACTAAAGATGTCACCACAGCCATGGCTGAAGGGAGGTTTGACGATGCGGTGAAGCTCAGGGGAAA GAGCTTTGAGAACAACTGGAACACTTACAAAATGCTGGCTCATGTGCACCCCCCAGACACAAAG AGTAATATCAACATTGCCATAGTGAACGTGGGAGCTCCGTGTGCTGGAATGAATGCGGCAGTTCGTTCAACTGTCAGGGTCGGCCTCCTCCAGGGCCACCAGATGCTTGCGGTGCACGACGGCTTCGATGGCTTGGCTCATGGAATG ATTGAGCCTATTGGTTGGTCTGCAGTGGGAGGATGGACTGGAAAGGGGGGCTCCAACCTCGGAACAAAGAG ATCTTTGCCACATGAATTCATGGAGGAGATCAGTCTGAGCATCACTAAGTTCAACATTCATGCTATAGTCATTATTGGAGGCTTTGAG GCATTTGTTGGGGGTCTGGAGATGGTGCAGGCTAGAGAGAAGTATGAGGAACTTTGTATTCCCCTTGTCGTTGTTCCCGCTACTGTCTCCAACAATGTTCCCGGATCTGACTTCAGTATTGGCACTGACACTGCACTCAACACTATAACCATG aCATGCGACAGGATCAAACAATCTGCTGCCGGCACCAAGAGAAGGGTGTTCATTGTTGAGACTATGGGAGGATACTGCGGCTACCTGGCAACTATGGCTGGCTTGGCATCTGGAGCTGATGCTGCTTACATCTACGAGGAGCATTTCAACATTCACGACCTTGAG ATGAATGTGGAACATCTGGTGGAGAAGATGAAAACCACGGTGAAGAGAGGACTGATTCTGAG AAATGAGAAATGCAATGCGAACTACACCACAGACTTTATCTTCAGCCTGTACACAGAGGAGGGCAAGGGTGTGTTTGACTGCAGGAAGAATGTACTTGGACACATGCAGCAG GGTGGAACACCCAGTCCTTTCGACAGAAATTTTGCCACCAAGATGGGGATCAAGTCTGTGTTATGGTTGACTGACAAGCTAAAGGAATGCTACAGACATG GTCGTATCTTTGCCAACTCTCCAGATTCAGCCTGTGTGCTGGGCATGAAGAAGAGATCTTTGGTCTTTCAGCCTCTGGAAGAACTTAAAGATCAAACTGACTTTGA ACACCGTATTCCAAAGATACAGTGGTGGCTAAAACTGAGGCCCATCCTGAAAATCCTGGCCAAATACAAGATCAACCTGGACACCAGTGAAAAGGCTGCATTGGAACACGTCATCAAGAAGACAGGCGTAGTTCCTAAGTAG